One region of Pseudomonas sp. B21-040 genomic DNA includes:
- a CDS encoding TIR domain-containing protein: MQTYHLFISHSWNYSDAHDNLVRLLTAQPSFQFKNFSVPPHNPIVGAQTDKQLEEAIENKIRPCSVVLIMAGMYSTYSQWINKEIEIAKRMGKVIIAIKPFGAERISTVVRDAAHAECAWNTNSIVSAIRLHTAG; the protein is encoded by the coding sequence ATGCAAACCTACCATTTGTTCATCAGCCATTCGTGGAACTACTCTGACGCGCACGACAATCTGGTGCGACTGCTCACTGCGCAACCATCGTTCCAATTCAAAAATTTCTCAGTTCCGCCGCACAACCCGATTGTCGGCGCACAAACCGACAAACAACTTGAAGAAGCCATCGAGAACAAGATCCGCCCCTGCTCGGTGGTGCTGATCATGGCCGGCATGTATTCCACCTATAGCCAGTGGATCAACAAAGAAATCGAGATCGCCAAGCGCATGGGCAAGGTGATTATCGCGATCAAACCATTTGGTGCCGAGCGGATCTCCACGGTGGTGCGGGACGCAGCACATGCTGAATGCGCGTGGAACACCAACAGCATCGTCAGTGCGATTCGCCTGCATACGGCGGGGTGA
- the serB gene encoding phosphoserine phosphatase SerB produces MREIVLINITGVDRPGLTAAITGVLAQGGVNILDIGQAVIHDTLSFGILVEIPGTEQGKSVLKDILFKGYELDQQVRFTPVSEEDYQQWVGNQGKKRHIVTLLTRKVTAEQLQAVSSITAKYGLNIDHIDRLSGRMPLDTPADKGKGCIEFSVRGEAADPQALRAEFLSVAQELNVDIAFQEDSLFRRNRRLAVFDMDSTLIEAEVIDELAKAAGVGEQVSAITERAMAGELDFRASFKERLALLQGLDVSVLDSIGASLRLTEGAETLFAELKRLGYKTAILSGGFTYFAKQLQAKLGIDYVFANELEVVDGKVTGVAVEPIVDAQRKADLLRELAHKEGLRLEQTIAVGDGANDLPMLAIAGLGVAFRAKPLVKQSAKQAISTLGLDGVLYLLGFRDRDGQL; encoded by the coding sequence TTGCGCGAAATCGTCCTGATAAACATCACGGGAGTCGACCGTCCGGGTCTGACTGCTGCCATTACCGGCGTTCTGGCCCAGGGTGGTGTGAACATTCTCGACATCGGTCAGGCGGTGATCCACGACACTCTGTCGTTCGGCATCCTGGTTGAAATTCCGGGTACCGAGCAAGGCAAGTCGGTGCTCAAGGACATCCTGTTCAAGGGGTACGAGCTCGATCAACAGGTCCGTTTCACGCCGGTGTCCGAAGAGGATTACCAGCAGTGGGTCGGCAATCAGGGCAAGAAACGCCACATCGTGACGCTATTGACCCGCAAAGTGACCGCCGAACAGTTGCAGGCCGTGAGTTCGATCACGGCCAAATATGGCCTGAACATCGATCACATTGATCGCCTGTCCGGGCGCATGCCGCTGGACACTCCGGCCGACAAGGGCAAGGGCTGCATCGAGTTTTCGGTGCGCGGCGAAGCGGCTGATCCACAGGCACTGCGTGCCGAGTTCCTGAGCGTTGCTCAGGAGCTGAACGTCGATATCGCCTTCCAGGAGGATTCGCTGTTCCGGCGCAACCGTCGCTTGGCGGTGTTCGACATGGACTCGACCCTGATCGAAGCCGAAGTGATCGACGAGCTGGCCAAGGCCGCTGGCGTGGGTGAACAGGTTTCAGCCATCACTGAGCGGGCCATGGCCGGCGAACTGGATTTTCGCGCCAGCTTCAAGGAGCGTCTGGCATTGCTGCAAGGCCTGGACGTCAGCGTGCTGGATTCGATCGGCGCCTCACTGCGTCTGACCGAAGGCGCCGAAACCCTGTTTGCCGAACTCAAGCGCCTAGGCTACAAAACGGCAATCCTGTCGGGCGGCTTCACCTACTTCGCCAAGCAATTGCAGGCCAAGCTGGGGATCGATTACGTGTTTGCCAACGAACTGGAAGTGGTTGACGGCAAGGTCACCGGTGTCGCGGTCGAGCCGATTGTCGATGCACAGCGCAAGGCCGACTTGCTGCGTGAGCTGGCGCACAAGGAAGGTTTGCGTCTGGAGCAGACCATTGCGGTCGGCGATGGCGCCAACGATCTGCCGATGCTGGCGATTGCCGGGTTGGGCGTAGCGTTCCGTGCCAAGCCACTGGTGAAACAGTCGGCGAAGCAGGCGATTTCCACCCTGGGGCTGGATGGCGTGCTGTACCTGTTGGGTTTTCGCGATCGCGACGGTCAGCTCTAG
- a CDS encoding HDOD domain-containing protein — MANQTNIPTQKPTTLEGWVKLLDGVRLPVPQDSHDRVCRAITDSRSSLRDIAELMQDSPALALSIIREANRHTHGSMTEPAENLEVAINRLGLKRTEELLARLPAEPQSQIPVALRQLQLISQHATQQANGFFAGRLARLWQDIHWGSLLFLSPLWPMALTHPQLLEEWELRVIHQGESARKVEKQLFGVRLLEICQALVSIWRLPIWVEQGYRLLLTEQRELVQVLRIARDSDHPLRQQNRLDDDPTLRRWLNQPANTVLLANGLALSAQQAWDSPHSERWQYLTSLYLQMPMAEVQQQLHQQAANSARLHAMPDLWHPAASLLWPTGTNRVHARLLPAAAPTTEDLAKWRSQCAELLVEPSPFTNAMHLTTSARDALVACGMRRVMILMADRTHANLRAHQIAGLPTETAGLNLMVSQSSVLQRLLSQQAQVRLTPANNAQFSALLPASLRAQFRGEHLLLRSLVNNGRVIMVVVADQGGGPFSEITVQAFGKTAQCIEKALNTFSHRGQ; from the coding sequence ATGGCTAACCAAACGAACATTCCAACGCAAAAACCGACCACGCTTGAAGGCTGGGTCAAGCTGCTCGATGGCGTGCGACTGCCGGTTCCGCAGGACAGTCACGACCGTGTGTGCAGGGCCATAACTGACAGCCGCAGCTCGCTTCGCGACATTGCGGAATTGATGCAAGACAGCCCGGCCCTGGCCTTGAGCATCATTCGTGAAGCCAATCGGCACACCCACGGCAGCATGACCGAGCCTGCGGAAAACCTTGAAGTGGCGATCAATCGCCTCGGCTTGAAACGCACCGAAGAACTGCTCGCCCGCCTGCCCGCGGAGCCGCAATCGCAGATTCCGGTTGCCTTGCGCCAACTGCAATTGATCAGCCAGCACGCGACGCAGCAGGCCAATGGTTTTTTTGCCGGTCGACTGGCGCGGCTGTGGCAGGACATTCACTGGGGCAGTCTGCTGTTTCTCTCGCCGCTGTGGCCGATGGCACTGACCCATCCGCAGTTGCTTGAAGAGTGGGAACTGCGGGTCATCCATCAAGGTGAATCGGCGCGAAAAGTCGAGAAGCAGTTGTTCGGCGTGCGTTTGCTGGAGATTTGCCAGGCACTGGTGAGCATCTGGCGCCTGCCGATCTGGGTGGAACAAGGTTATCGCCTGCTGCTGACCGAGCAGCGCGAACTGGTCCAGGTCTTGCGCATTGCCCGCGACAGCGATCATCCGTTGCGCCAGCAAAACCGCCTGGATGACGATCCGACGCTGCGCCGCTGGCTCAATCAGCCGGCCAATACCGTGCTGCTGGCCAACGGCCTGGCACTGTCGGCGCAACAGGCGTGGGACAGCCCTCACAGCGAGCGCTGGCAGTACCTGACCAGCCTTTATCTGCAAATGCCGATGGCCGAGGTGCAGCAGCAATTGCACCAACAAGCCGCCAACAGCGCCCGACTGCATGCCATGCCGGACCTGTGGCACCCCGCCGCCTCGCTGCTCTGGCCAACAGGCACGAATCGTGTCCACGCCAGGTTGCTTCCGGCAGCGGCACCGACCACCGAAGACCTGGCGAAGTGGCGCAGCCAATGTGCCGAGTTGCTGGTAGAACCCAGCCCCTTCACCAACGCCATGCACTTGACCACCTCTGCTCGGGACGCCCTCGTCGCGTGCGGGATGCGCCGAGTGATGATTTTGATGGCCGACCGCACGCACGCCAATCTGCGGGCGCATCAGATCGCCGGGTTGCCAACAGAAACGGCCGGCCTGAACCTGATGGTCAGCCAAAGCTCGGTGCTGCAACGGCTGCTCTCGCAACAGGCTCAGGTGCGCCTGACACCCGCCAATAACGCCCAGTTTTCGGCCTTGTTGCCGGCCAGCCTGCGTGCGCAATTCCGTGGCGAACACCTGTTGCTGCGCTCGCTGGTCAACAATGGGCGGGTGATCATGGTGGTGGTGGCGGATCAGGGCGGCGGGCCGTTCTCGGAAATCACCGTGCAAGCCTTCGGCAAAACCGCGCAATGCATCGAGAAAGCCTTGAACACCTTTAGCCACCGCGGCCAATGA
- the motA gene encoding flagellar motor stator protein MotA, which yields MAKILGIIVVFASVLGGYVLSHGKIAALIQPFEVMIIGGAALGAFLQANPGHMVKHVLKKAFGMFSSRFNHTFYLEVLGLIYEILNKSRREGMMAIEGDIEDAAASPIFAKYPAVLKDDRMTAYICDYLRIMSSGNMAPHELEGLFDMELTSLKEDLDHPSHAVNGIADAMPGFGIVAAVLGIVVTMASLGESDQKMIGVHVGAALVGTFFGILAAYGFFGPLAHALAHDAKEELNVYEAIKASLVASASGMPPSLAVEFGRKVLYPAHRPSFAELEQAVRGR from the coding sequence ATGGCTAAAATTCTCGGCATCATTGTCGTATTCGCGAGCGTGCTCGGCGGATACGTGCTCTCCCACGGCAAGATTGCCGCCCTTATTCAGCCTTTCGAGGTAATGATTATCGGTGGTGCGGCACTTGGCGCATTCCTGCAGGCCAACCCGGGCCATATGGTCAAGCACGTCCTCAAGAAAGCTTTCGGGATGTTCAGCTCGCGTTTCAACCACACCTTCTACCTTGAAGTGCTGGGGCTGATTTACGAGATCCTCAACAAAAGCCGCCGCGAAGGCATGATGGCCATCGAAGGCGACATCGAAGATGCCGCGGCGAGCCCGATCTTCGCCAAGTACCCGGCGGTGCTCAAAGATGACCGCATGACGGCGTACATCTGCGACTACCTGCGCATCATGTCGTCCGGCAACATGGCGCCCCATGAGCTGGAAGGCCTGTTCGACATGGAACTGACCAGCCTCAAGGAAGACCTGGATCACCCTTCCCACGCGGTAAACGGCATTGCCGACGCCATGCCGGGTTTCGGTATCGTGGCGGCGGTACTGGGTATCGTGGTGACAATGGCCTCCCTGGGCGAAAGCGATCAGAAAATGATCGGTGTGCACGTCGGTGCGGCACTCGTCGGTACCTTCTTCGGTATTCTCGCCGCGTACGGTTTCTTTGGCCCGTTGGCCCACGCCCTGGCCCACGATGCCAAGGAAGAGCTGAACGTCTACGAGGCCATCAAGGCGTCGCTGGTGGCTTCGGCATCCGGCATGCCGCCATCGCTGGCCGTGGAATTCGGTCGCAAGGTTCTGTATCCGGCGCACCGTCCTAGCTTCGCTGAGCTGGAACAAGCGGTTCGCGGTCGCTAA
- a CDS encoding AhpA/YtjB family protein — translation MNRPTPVKTDNFFLLIFRALRHRRVPIALRIASHNVILVALALVIYACVMGLQFKQAMHEQADALGESLTTQTATSATELLVSNDILSLNVLLNNLTKNKLVAHAAIYSVDNRILAEAGQRPKHSLLGEAEGMYQSKITFQDVTAGQLRISLDMDQFQQPMTISLQSMGILSAILLALSLALSLRLGRHISTPLLQLRVWLRNIDEYTPATERQDEIGDLARQLHANFAPEPAEPEPQPEPEDDSDYEDADDNEPTFEVRNLRDPSFDETKPVASLKPAPRHIVSTVEDDDDDDDDAFADLRDESVASAPKPAAKPVIFNVPQHSAVLAVQLGAQDQLRRLPRTRLEELLKRYRDCLDQAASLYQSELHTLNDGSTLMLFHTEDSGDDYLTNAICCGELLRALGHQLQIEVADSGITLQLQLGLTLGEELFGMSQIDLLLTESAQDALALSQHSRNLLLVERKISDDVLIRQRARIRPIASPEGACCVERLMEPYPSMLERQLARMHERRA, via the coding sequence GTGAACCGGCCCACGCCAGTAAAAACCGATAACTTCTTTCTGCTGATCTTCCGTGCACTGCGCCACCGCCGTGTACCGATTGCATTGCGCATCGCCAGCCATAACGTGATCCTGGTCGCCTTGGCCCTGGTGATCTACGCCTGTGTGATGGGTTTGCAGTTCAAGCAGGCCATGCATGAGCAGGCCGATGCGCTGGGCGAAAGCCTGACCACGCAGACGGCCACGTCCGCCACGGAGCTGTTGGTGTCCAACGACATCCTCAGCCTCAACGTGCTGCTCAACAACCTGACCAAAAACAAGCTGGTGGCCCACGCGGCCATTTATAGCGTGGATAACCGCATCCTCGCCGAAGCCGGTCAGCGTCCCAAGCACAGCCTGCTGGGCGAAGCCGAGGGCATGTACCAGAGCAAGATCACCTTCCAGGACGTGACCGCCGGGCAACTGCGCATCAGCCTGGACATGGATCAGTTCCAGCAGCCGATGACCATCAGCCTGCAAAGCATGGGCATTTTGAGTGCGATCCTGCTGGCATTGTCCCTGGCCCTTAGCCTGCGTTTGGGTCGGCACATTTCCACACCACTGCTGCAATTGCGCGTGTGGCTGCGCAACATCGACGAATACACCCCGGCCACCGAGCGTCAGGATGAGATCGGCGATCTGGCCCGTCAGCTGCACGCCAATTTCGCTCCGGAGCCCGCCGAGCCGGAACCGCAGCCCGAGCCTGAAGACGACAGCGATTACGAAGACGCGGACGACAACGAGCCGACCTTCGAAGTACGCAACCTGCGTGATCCGAGTTTCGATGAAACCAAACCGGTAGCCAGCCTCAAACCGGCGCCACGACACATTGTCAGCACCGTTGAAGACGACGATGACGATGACGATGACGCGTTCGCAGACCTGCGTGATGAGTCGGTCGCCAGCGCGCCGAAGCCGGCAGCAAAACCGGTAATTTTCAATGTGCCGCAACACAGCGCCGTCCTGGCCGTGCAACTGGGCGCTCAGGATCAACTGCGTCGCCTGCCACGCACTCGTCTGGAAGAGCTGCTCAAACGCTATCGCGACTGTCTCGACCAGGCCGCTTCGCTCTATCAGAGCGAACTGCACACCCTGAACGATGGCAGCACGCTGATGCTGTTCCACACCGAAGACAGCGGCGATGACTACCTGACCAACGCGATCTGCTGCGGCGAGCTGCTGCGGGCGCTGGGCCATCAGTTGCAAATCGAGGTCGCGGACAGCGGCATTACCCTGCAATTGCAGCTCGGGCTGACGCTGGGCGAGGAATTGTTCGGAATGAGTCAGATCGACCTGCTGCTGACCGAATCCGCCCAGGATGCCCTGGCCCTGTCGCAACACAGCCGCAACCTGCTGCTGGTGGAGCGCAAGATCAGTGACGACGTGCTGATTCGTCAACGCGCGCGGATTCGTCCGATTGCCAGCCCCGAGGGTGCTTGCTGCGTGGAGCGACTGATGGAACCTTATCCATCGATGCTGGAGCGACAACTGGCGCGGATGCATGAGCGCCGGGCGTAA
- the asd gene encoding archaetidylserine decarboxylase (Phosphatidylserine decarboxylase is synthesized as a single chain precursor. Generation of the pyruvoyl active site from a Ser is coupled to cleavage of a Gly-Ser bond between the larger (beta) and smaller (alpha chains). It is an integral membrane protein.) has protein sequence MNKRLFILSQYLLPHHLLSRLAGCIAECRVRWFKNAFTAWFAKRYQVDMSQALVEDLTAYEHFNAFFTRALKDGARPLDETPGAILSPADGAVSQLGPIEHGRVFQAKGHSFSVLELLGGDAANAAPFMGGDFATIYLSPKDYHRVHMPLAGTLREMVYIPGRLFSVNQTTAENVPELFARNERVACIFDTERGPMAVVLVGAMIVASIETVWAGLVTPPKRELKTFRYDEAARAPIHLEKGAELGRFKLGSTAVVLFGPDQVQWSEEMTAGVSVQMGQGMGQPKA, from the coding sequence ATGAATAAGCGTCTGTTTATCCTCAGCCAATACCTGCTGCCCCATCACTTGCTCTCGCGACTGGCCGGCTGCATTGCCGAATGCCGCGTGCGCTGGTTCAAAAACGCCTTTACCGCCTGGTTCGCCAAGCGTTACCAGGTGGACATGTCCCAGGCGCTGGTCGAAGACCTGACCGCCTACGAACACTTCAATGCGTTCTTCACCCGTGCCTTGAAAGACGGGGCGCGTCCACTGGACGAAACACCGGGCGCGATCCTCAGCCCGGCCGACGGTGCGGTCAGCCAACTTGGCCCGATCGAACACGGCCGCGTGTTCCAGGCCAAGGGTCACAGCTTCAGCGTGCTGGAACTGCTGGGTGGCGATGCGGCGAATGCCGCGCCGTTCATGGGCGGTGATTTCGCGACCATTTACCTGTCGCCGAAGGACTACCACCGCGTGCACATGCCGCTGGCCGGCACCTTGCGCGAGATGGTCTACATCCCGGGCCGCCTGTTCTCAGTGAATCAGACCACTGCTGAAAACGTCCCGGAACTGTTCGCCCGCAACGAGCGCGTCGCGTGCATTTTCGACACCGAGCGCGGGCCGATGGCCGTGGTACTGGTGGGCGCGATGATTGTCGCGTCGATTGAAACCGTCTGGGCAGGATTGGTCACGCCGCCGAAACGCGAGCTGAAAACCTTCCGCTACGACGAAGCCGCCCGCGCACCGATCCACCTGGAAAAAGGTGCGGAGCTGGGTCGCTTCAAACTGGGTTCGACCGCTGTTGTGCTGTTCGGGCCGGATCAAGTGCAATGGTCGGAAGAAATGACCGCTGGCGTCTCGGTGCAGATGGGCCAGGGCATGGGCCAGCCAAAGGCCTAA
- a CDS encoding caspase family protein has protein sequence MRKGLFIGINHYTHVAPLTGCNNDAIAMASILERHATGKPNFKNLVLTSAEEYLSRQMLEENIKQLFSGDCNVALLYFAGHGHFESGIDEGMLIPQDYRCSNDGIRISDILQWANAADKIKNKVIILDCCEAGAAGEMRSLRGGASMIGEGMTILTACKKAQSALEESGHGVFTGLLLQALHGGAANVLGQITPGSLYSFVDNALGAWDQRPVFKTNVSQFIALRDVPPLILEEILSQLPEWFPEAQSVYALDPSYEPTEATYDPDHGHIFKQLQKCNRHSLIEPVDAEHMYYAAINATGCRLTALGAYYRELALKGHF, from the coding sequence ATGCGCAAGGGACTGTTTATCGGCATCAATCATTACACGCATGTCGCGCCGCTCACCGGCTGTAACAATGACGCCATCGCCATGGCCTCGATATTGGAGCGGCATGCGACGGGCAAACCCAACTTCAAAAACCTGGTGCTGACATCTGCCGAGGAGTACCTGAGTCGCCAGATGCTGGAAGAGAACATCAAGCAATTGTTTTCCGGCGACTGCAATGTGGCACTGCTGTACTTCGCCGGACATGGCCACTTCGAAAGCGGTATCGATGAAGGCATGCTGATTCCCCAGGATTATCGCTGCAGCAACGATGGGATTCGCATCAGCGACATCCTTCAGTGGGCGAACGCCGCCGACAAGATCAAAAACAAAGTCATCATTCTCGATTGCTGTGAAGCGGGTGCTGCGGGCGAAATGCGCAGTCTGCGCGGGGGCGCCAGCATGATCGGCGAAGGCATGACGATATTGACCGCCTGCAAGAAAGCCCAATCAGCCCTGGAAGAATCCGGCCACGGCGTGTTCACCGGCCTGCTGCTGCAAGCGCTTCACGGCGGTGCCGCCAACGTATTGGGCCAGATTACGCCCGGCAGCCTGTATTCGTTCGTAGACAACGCGCTGGGCGCCTGGGATCAACGTCCGGTGTTTAAAACCAACGTGTCGCAATTCATCGCCCTGCGCGACGTCCCGCCGCTGATCCTGGAAGAAATACTGAGCCAGTTACCCGAATGGTTTCCCGAGGCCCAGTCTGTGTACGCCCTCGACCCCAGCTACGAGCCCACCGAAGCCACGTATGACCCGGACCACGGTCACATCTTTAAGCAGCTGCAAAAGTGCAATCGCCATAGCCTGATCGAACCGGTGGATGCCGAACACATGTACTACGCGGCCATCAACGCCACCGGATGCCGCCTCACCGCCCTCGGTGCCTATTACCGCGAACTCGCGCTCAAAGGACATTTCTGA
- a CDS encoding rhodanese-like domain-containing protein, which produces MSDFSGLPLVIEPSDLLPRLEARDLILVDLTSSARYGEGHLPGARFVDPKRTQLGQAPAPGLMPAQAALEALFGELGHNPNAVYVVYDDEGGGWAGRFIWLLDVIGHRNYHYLDGGLPAWLAEGLPMSIQIPPSVGGPVALTLHDEPTATREYLQSRLGAADLAIWDARGPLEYSGEKVLAAKGGHIPGAVNFEWTAGMDKSRNLRIRTDMPQILEQLGITKDKEVITHCQTHHRSGFTYLVAKSLGYPRVKGYAGSWGEWGNHPDTPVEI; this is translated from the coding sequence ATGTCTGACTTCTCTGGCTTGCCGCTGGTGATCGAGCCGAGCGACTTGCTCCCTCGCCTCGAGGCCCGCGACCTGATTCTGGTGGACCTGACCAGCAGCGCTCGCTATGGCGAAGGGCACCTTCCCGGCGCGCGCTTTGTCGACCCCAAGCGCACGCAACTCGGCCAGGCGCCTGCGCCGGGGCTGATGCCTGCGCAAGCGGCACTCGAAGCGTTGTTTGGTGAGTTGGGACACAACCCCAATGCGGTCTACGTCGTTTATGACGACGAAGGCGGCGGCTGGGCCGGGCGTTTTATCTGGCTGCTGGATGTCATTGGCCACCGCAACTACCACTATCTGGACGGCGGACTGCCGGCCTGGCTGGCTGAAGGTTTGCCGATGTCGATCCAAATCCCGCCTTCGGTTGGCGGCCCGGTGGCATTGACCCTGCACGACGAACCTACGGCCACCCGCGAATACCTGCAAAGCCGTCTCGGCGCCGCCGACCTGGCGATCTGGGATGCGCGCGGACCGCTGGAGTACTCCGGCGAGAAAGTGCTGGCGGCCAAGGGCGGGCATATTCCCGGCGCGGTCAATTTCGAATGGACTGCGGGCATGGATAAGTCGCGCAACTTGCGCATTCGCACGGACATGCCGCAGATCCTCGAACAGCTCGGCATCACCAAAGACAAAGAAGTGATTACCCACTGCCAGACTCACCACCGTTCTGGCTTCACCTATCTGGTGGCCAAATCCCTCGGTTATCCGCGGGTCAAAGGCTACGCCGGTTCCTGGGGCGAATGGGGCAACCATCCCGACACCCCCGTAGAGATTTAA
- the motB gene encoding flagellar motor protein MotB, whose amino-acid sequence MENNQPIIIKRVKKYASGHHGGSWKIAFADFATAMMAFFLVLWLLSTATPEQKIAIAGYFKDPVGFTESGTPFIIDLGGSPTLAPEKTLNPEVKSQPQPDRVTVDTEQIEGMAEMVEKERLELLLQELQNKVDENPQLQKFKDQILFEITPDGLRIQIMDAENRPMFDSGSARLKPYFEDILLAMADTIKAVPNKISISGHTDAKPYSGTGDFGNWELSANRANAARRALVAGSYPDQQVARVVGYASSALFDRENPFNPVNRRIDIVVLTKKAQKAIEGSQGAEPAPEQAPAQGQGGPGEVPAKPVDPIALPADKEPLPAHELRERLNLFENPPPKPAEPPKQ is encoded by the coding sequence ATGGAAAATAACCAGCCGATCATCATCAAGCGCGTCAAGAAATACGCGAGCGGGCATCACGGGGGTTCCTGGAAAATCGCTTTCGCGGACTTCGCGACGGCGATGATGGCGTTCTTCCTGGTGCTGTGGCTGCTCTCCACCGCAACACCAGAACAGAAGATTGCCATCGCCGGTTACTTCAAGGACCCGGTCGGCTTCACCGAAAGTGGCACCCCGTTCATCATTGATCTGGGTGGTTCGCCCACCCTGGCGCCGGAGAAGACCCTCAACCCTGAGGTGAAGTCCCAGCCTCAGCCAGACAGAGTCACCGTCGACACCGAGCAGATCGAAGGGATGGCCGAGATGGTTGAAAAGGAGCGCCTGGAACTGTTGCTGCAAGAATTGCAGAACAAGGTCGATGAAAATCCGCAGCTGCAGAAATTCAAGGACCAGATCCTGTTCGAGATCACACCGGACGGTTTGCGCATCCAGATCATGGACGCCGAAAACCGGCCGATGTTTGATTCCGGCAGTGCGCGCCTGAAGCCGTATTTCGAAGACATCCTGCTGGCCATGGCCGACACCATCAAAGCGGTGCCGAACAAGATCAGCATCAGCGGCCACACCGATGCCAAACCGTACTCGGGCACCGGTGATTTCGGTAACTGGGAACTCTCGGCCAACCGTGCCAACGCCGCTCGCCGTGCGCTGGTGGCCGGCAGCTATCCCGATCAGCAAGTGGCGCGGGTAGTCGGTTATGCCTCGTCGGCGCTGTTCGATCGCGAAAACCCGTTCAATCCGGTCAACCGCCGGATCGACATCGTGGTGCTGACCAAGAAAGCCCAAAAGGCCATTGAAGGTTCGCAAGGTGCAGAACCTGCGCCAGAGCAGGCGCCAGCCCAAGGGCAGGGCGGCCCGGGCGAAGTGCCGGCCAAACCGGTCGATCCAATCGCATTGCCGGCGGATAAAGAACCGCTGCCGGCCCATGAGCTTCGCGAACGTTTGAATCTCTTCGAAAACCCGCCACCGAAACCGGCGGAACCGCCGAAGCAGTGA
- a CDS encoding toll/interleukin-1 receptor domain-containing protein — translation MPVFISYRHTDRAYAMAINTRLTQATIKTYLDVLDPESQTTEDITTVITRNITECTHLMAVVSEQTAQSWWVPFEIGEATISNRRICSYKIGPSALPQYLDKWPKLSGENDINFFIDAYREELLSKRSMGMESFSESVRGTYRRDAELFHDQLKNRIRRGF, via the coding sequence ATGCCCGTGTTTATCAGCTACCGCCACACCGACCGCGCCTATGCGATGGCCATTAACACGCGCCTGACACAAGCGACCATCAAGACCTACCTCGACGTGCTGGACCCGGAGTCGCAGACCACTGAAGACATCACCACTGTGATCACACGCAATATCACCGAATGCACGCACCTGATGGCCGTGGTCTCGGAGCAGACTGCACAGTCGTGGTGGGTGCCGTTCGAAATCGGCGAGGCCACCATCAGCAATCGAAGAATCTGCTCGTACAAGATCGGCCCCAGCGCACTGCCGCAGTACCTCGATAAATGGCCGAAATTGAGCGGCGAGAACGACATCAACTTCTTTATCGATGCCTATCGCGAGGAGTTGCTCTCCAAGCGCTCGATGGGGATGGAGTCGTTCAGCGAATCCGTTCGCGGCACCTACCGGCGCGATGCCGAGCTGTTCCATGACCAGCTCAAGAACCGCATTCGACGGGGTTTTTGA